DNA from Chionomys nivalis chromosome 11, mChiNiv1.1, whole genome shotgun sequence:
GTTAAAAATAGAAGTGCCGTTGAGTCAAGGAGGGGACCCAGCGCAGGAAGACAGTGAGGGGAAAGGAGGCTGGAGTTTTGGACAAGTCTCAGTGGAGAGAGGTGTACTAGGGCACTTTGGGCTTGTTTTGCTAGCCTCCAGGCCCTCTAGGCTTGCTAAATTACAGGTCCCAACAATTCCCTGGTTCCCAAGTCTGGGAGGTCAGGATGGCTCCGGGCTGCTGGGAGTCTGAATGATCCACAGCTTCTAGGGTAGGACTTGAGATCTTGAAGCAAGGACACCACCACACAGTTCACTTTCATTTCTGTCCCCAGTTATGCCTGGAGTTTGTGATGAAGGTTCTGGATGTGGAGCTGGTTTGTGAGGCCCTGCAGGTGGGTACTGCTGGGCAGCCCTGGGGAGGAATCTGATTTTTAAGAATGTGGCCCTGGCCTCTCCTCTCCACATGCCAGAAGCCTTGACTGACAACAAGAACTTAAGAACGCTATgagaaccccccccaaaaaaaaaaaagcaaaaagctggtccatggtggcccacacctttaatcccagcacttgggaggcagaggcaggtggatgtctgtgtgttcgaagccagcctggtccaggacaGGCTAGAAAGcttcagagaagccctgtcttgaaaaacaaaaaacaaacaaacaaaagatgaaaaaagaTGTGAGGGTATGTATGCTCAAGGACACTTATGAGATAAACTCTGCCCTGATCTGTGGGGTGTAGAGAACACCAGTAAGGTCCTGCATAGGAGCAAGAGTCAAAGGGCTGAGagaggcaggcatggtgacacacacctttaatcaaatctgagtttgaggccagcctgggctacagagtggccTTGTATTAAGAATGGGAAATGGAGCCGGGAGGTAGaagtggcgcacgcttttaatcccatcactgtagaggcagaggcaggtggatctctgagtttgaagccagccagggctacacagaaaaaagtgGGAAATGGTTCTAAGCAGAGATGGGGGAAGGTGGGATGTGGAGTTTAGAAGCCAAACGTGGGCTCCCAGATGGAGTTTGAAGGACCTGAACATGGTCCCCAGGTCTAATTTCACAAGACACTGCATGTGCTGTCAGCCTCCCCATTCGCACGGCGCTCAGGCTTGTGGTAGTCCCTAGTGTGCAGAGCTGGGTCACACGGCCTCTCCAGTCTCTAGCCTGACCACCTTCACTCTGCTCTCAGGTGGCTGTAACCTTTGGCCTGGGGCCGCTGCAGGAGCGGTGCATAGCCTTCATAGAGGCTCACAGCCAGGTACAGCTCCCAGCATTATTATTCTTGTAGCCTGTCTTCCCTACGCCACTCTTCTCTGCTCTGATCAAATACACCGATCCATAGGAGGCTCTACGAACCCGCGGCTTCCTGGAGCTATCGGCCACTGCGCTGCTGCCCGTGCTACGCAGTGACAAGCTCTGTGTGGACGAGGCTGAGCTGGTCAAGGCAGCCCGAAACTGGGCGCGAGTGGGCGCCGTGAGTGGGACCTGGGGGAGGCGAGGGCGAAGCGGCCGAGGCCGCAGGAACTCGGCAAGCGGACGGGAGGGCACAGGCCGCCGCTCCGCCGGGGCTTAAGGTTCACTCCCACAGGCGGTGTTGGAGCGACCGGTGGCCGAGGTGGCGGCTCCAGTGGTTCGAGAGCTGAGACTGGCCTTGCTGGCCCCGGCGGAGCTGAGCGCCCTGGAAGAGCAGAACCGACAGGAGCCGCTCATCCCGGTGCGGACGCGAGTACCGGGGCTCAGATCCACTCTGCCACGTGGGGATGAGGAGCCAGGGCCCTTGCCAGGGACTTCGGACTGCATGGTGACCCTCCTTCTCCTACAGGTGGAGCAAATTGTGGAGGCGTGGAAGTGCCATGCCCTACGGAGAGGAGATGCGGCCCCGGGCGCACCGTGCAGGCGGCGAAGGGGAACCCTGCCCCGGGATCACCACCGTTTTCTGGACCTTCGTTTCAAATGATCCACTTCCGGACCTTGGGAGGCATCTGATCTGATCACACTCCAAACTACAGCTCCCGAGGTGCCCTGCGCCCGAGGCGGGCTTCCGCCCCCAGCAAGCCCTGCGAGCCGGAGGCCGGAAGGACCATGTAGGGGCGGGCCAGTGCCAGTGGACCCAAGTTGGAGTCGTGTCACGGGCTCGGGCGACGCCCCGAGGCAGGAAGCGAGGGTGGCATGTGTTCCATGAGCTCACACCGCATCCTGCTGCCGGTCACTCCTCTGTCCCTCTATTCGGTTGGTTGACGCTGTTATCTATTTAGCGCATCCTCCTTAACAACAAATCAGCTTCCTGGCTCCAGGCTCAGCGCGGAGCTTCtcatcttctcctctctcccagtcCCGTAAATACTGTTTCTCATTTCTGCGGGTCAGGAACCAGCATCTCTTCTTGCTTACCTCATGACCTTTCTCCCTTCAAATAGTACTTTCGAGTTGGTTTAGTCTGCAGCCTATCTTCTGTCACTTTTGGGGATCTTTTCTGCCATTACCCCGCCAGTGCcccctcactccttccctccacccccagtGCTCATTGCATCCCTGTTCCATCGTTGTGATTGTCATGCCCTTCCCTGAGTCCTTCAGCATTCCAGGACAAGCTACGAAAGTTTCTAGATATTTCGCACTTCTTAACACAGAGTTTGGGAGTTCGAGAAttaacttttttgggggggtaggAGGTGGGTAATCTCTCACTGTGTAATcccagctggcctagaactcattttgtaggccaggctagccttgaactcacagagctctgactgcctttgcctccctggtACAGCGATTAAAGGCACCATGTACTATTCcagctaaattaaaaaaaaacaacaaaaaagctggacagtggtggcacacgcctttgatccaggcactggggaggcaaaggcaggcggctctctaaatttgaggccagactggtccgCAGAGCAAgtaccaagacagccagggctacacagggaaaccctgtctcggaaaattaaaaacaaaacaaaacaacccacaaaAACCTCTTAAAGAGATGGGAAGGAATCTTAACTCtgttgctcaggctggtctggacTTACTGAGCTGAAACCCGTTCTGCCTCAACACCCTCACCTTCAGTAACTGGAACTACTATGGTATtagatgtatatatattttatatattttttcccaagaaaaaccaccactgcctggcccctagCAATAATTTTAAAGGAGTTGTAAAGcaagatttaaaaatgaaagatagtggacaatttaaaaggaaataaaattataattctgacataaaaaaatgtttgcttatGGATTAAAGATGGCTATTCGTATTCTCTTAAGATTGAACAGGTGGCTCCCCAGTGTTTGGGTAGTGAACACTGAAAGGAATTTGCTgcttgcatgcctgtaattctcttgcttttggttactttattttttatttatttatttatttttggtttttcgagataggatttctctgtggttttggagcctgtcctggaactagctcttgtagaccaggctggtctcgaactcacagagatccgcctgcctctgcctcctgagtgctgggattaaaggcgtgcgccatctaCACAAACTTTCGAGGTCATGTACTAAGCCTGTGATGCTTCCATTAGCGTGGTTGTAGCACTGTGATGAAAACGGCCTTCTAAGTAGTTGTCAGGAGCTTGGAAATCATTCATGTTTCTTGAATCCAACAATCCTTCACTTGAGGACAGAACACTCAACCTCTCATGCAGGCAATGACGTGTTCACAAGGCAAGCACAGCATGGTGGAATAGGCCTGTAGGTGgaagcactcaggaagtggacaTAGGATCagcagtttgagaccagcctaggttAGTTACATGAtgagacctgtttcaaaaaacaaaatagggctggctcagcggttaagagcactggttactggctgttctttcagaagtcctgagttcaattcccgcaaCTATCTGTAattagatctggtgccctcttctggcctgcctgtctacctgcaggcagaatacttatacatctttaaaataaataaactgggcatgttgtcacacacctttaatcccagcactgaggcagatCTCTAGTGGTGCAATACAGCAAGAtctagtctcaaaaaacaaagaccaagAGGCTCAtaatgaccctcctgcctcagcttcccaagtgatagaattaatgacaggcatggaccaccacacccTAGACTCTACATTCAAACCTCTATGAAAGAGAAGATAGAAAAAACAAAGCTTCCAAAATTTGGttatgagctgggtgtggtggctcatatctgtaatcctagcactgggagctGGACAGCTTTGCCTGCTTCCAGACACCTGGAACACAGAATGAGAGGCTTTTTTCCAAAAACAAGCCAACTGAAGCGTGGTGGTgatgctggagagaaggctcagctgcTCTGGGAAAAGtccagagttcaatccctaggacctgTCAGGTAGCTCGCATGCACCCGGAACTCAGGCTTTGATGTCTCTAGTCGCCATAGGTGTCTGAATACCACATTCACATGCCCACCACAGACCCTATTAAAAATAAGgtaaacctgaaagaaaaaaatgttgactCAGAAGTGTTCTTCTTCATGGAAATGTTTGTGTGAAAGATGAAAGAGGTCAGTGATACGAAGAAAAACCAGAGGATGGGTGTGTCCTTTTATTTCCAGCCCCCAGAGGTTCAGTTGCACGGTGCAGGTTAACACATGTATGTTTCCTGCAAGTCAGTTGTGTCCTACGATCGTGATCCTCAGGGCTGGAGCTCAAGCACAGTGAAACTGTCTGCTCTTGATGCACCATGGGTCTGCACATGAGAAGGCCTCTGCCGGGCTTCGTAAAGCGGCTGTGGGAATGTGGGTGGGCAGAACTGACCCAGAGGAAGCTGTGGATCCAGCctgctgctctctctgcttctctgcctgggTCCTTGCTCTGTCTTCCCTCGTGCAATCTGGGATTGCTAAGTTATTGGCCCCAATGCTTGGGTGACTGTTTTGTTGTTCCAGACTGGTAGAGTACCTTCAGTTTCAGAATGAGTAGCCCAGCTCAGCCCTCAGCAGCAGGACACACAGGAGGCATGCTACCACCTCTGGCAGCTGTCATCCAGGACAcaatgtttttttatattttgcttttggagacagggtctctctctgtagtccttgctgtcccagaactcactctgtagaccaagctggccttgaactcacagagagccacctgtctctgcctcctgagtgctggaatcaaaaaAGTATGCTACCAATGTCTggttccagttttttgttttgttttgttgtttttgtttgtttgttttgagacagggtttctctgggtaactttggaccctgtcctggaactagcttgtagaccaggctggactcgaattcagagatctgtctgcctctgcctcccgagtgctgggattaaaggagtgtgccaccaccgcctgggttgttttattttagaaCAGTGTCTCACTCTATTCTAAAGACTgtttaggctggtctcaaactcacagtgattctccagcctcagcaAGGCCGAGATTCCCAGTGTGACCTGCCACACTCAGTAGCATCCGGTTCCTCTTGAAAGATGATTGGGCTGAGGACAAGGGAAGCTGAGGAAGAACCTAGGCAGAGGGAATGCAAGTCCAAAGTTATGGTGACACAAACACTAGTGGCCCATTCTTATCCAGAAAGTGGAGTGCATTTTAAAGAGGCTCTGTCTGGTAGTGGAAGCTAGCCCTAGTGGAGCCTGGAATGGGATTAGGCTTGATCTGCGGCATGGGgagccatggaagggtgctaAGCCAGGGGTGGAGTAGGCTAGGTGCTGCACTGGGTGAGCTCACTTTACAGGCAGTGTAAGACTTCTCACCTCAGGCTGGATGAGGTCAGTGCGCCTGGGGTGGTTCAGCTCTGACTGGATCCATTCAGTGACACCCTCACATTCCTCAGGGCTGCATGGATCATGCAATCAGGGTAAGAACTTTCAACACAACTGTGAACAATGTTCCTAAAAGGAAGCACTCCTCCTGCAAGGCTGACTAAGCGATCAGAACCTCCGTGATGTGCCGAGGTTGGAATGCTATGTCTGGAGCCAAAGAATCATGGGACATCTTTGGCCCCACAATAGCCATTTATCGTCCTCTGTACATGACATCACATCTTTGTGCTGCTCCCTAAGAACTCTGCCAGCATCCGAGACCTGTAGCAGTTCTCCGGCTTTGTGATTACCAGGCTACCTAAGGTTCCCACTCATGTGGGCTGCCACTGCCggctttacttttttttgttgttgttgttttttgtttttttttgttttttcgagacagggtttctctgtggtttttggagcctgtcctggaactagctcttgtagaccaggctgacctcgaactcacagagatctgcctgcctctgcctcccgagggctgggattaaaggcgtgcgccaccacagtccAGTGTGcgtgtgttttgttgttattgttgttttattttacttttttcaagacaggatttctctgtgtagccctgccctggctgtcttggaactcaccctgtagaccagactggcctcaaactctgacctTCACACTAGAAACAAAGCACATACACACCCAACTACCTACCTATACACTATATGTTATAATAAAAAGGGCAGcatttcatatagcccaggctaatcCCAAACCCAAGTGGCAGAGGATGGCCTCTGATCCTACcacctgagtgcttggattacaggtctTCATCACTATGCCAGCTAGCTTTAATTCCTTTAAGGCATTTTAGTATGGATTGAGCTGAATGTGTTTTGTCTCTGTGTGATGTTTGGTTGGACCATGACATTTTGACCTTTGTATGGGTGAGGTGTGAGAAGGCAGTGTGCCTGGGTGGGATTATTCCTAGTGAGTGGCGGCTGGAACGCAGGGAGTCTGTCCATCAGGGGTAACTGGGGGAGGGTGAGGAAAGACCTCGCCATTCATTTGGGTGAAGCTTTGAATGCAGCCCAGGGCTGTGCCTCGGCTCTTCAAGGTCTCTGTACAACAGGGATGGTCAACTCTTCACCACCCGGAGCTTAAATCAGTGGGCATCGGCATCCTGGGGACAatctcccgcatggttagctggCCAAAGACAATTTCCTGCCTCCCAGCCACCGCTGGGGGTGCACAGCAGTTCTGCCATGGAGGTTGCTTGGCCAGGATTCCTTCCACAAACCTCCTAAAATAGCACCCTAGGCcctgcttcctccatctcttcttcagCTGGCCACTTTGCTGATCTTCCATCTCATCATGTCTTCCTGGATTTGCCCCTCCCTGGCATACTAAGGAGCAGGGAGCCGGAAGCTGAGCCTGGAGAGGTGGGCAGGACTGGAATGCCAAAGGAACACAGGCTTGCGTCATGTACTATGTTAAgctttttttttagagacagggcctgtgtagctttggggtctgtcttgaaactagctcttgtagaccaggctggcctcaaattcacagagatccacctgcctctgcctccagagtgctgggattaaatgcgtgcaccactaccgcctggcaatgctaagattttttttttaagaatgttacttttttttttaaagatttatttatttatttatttatttatttatttatttatttatttattatgtatacaacattctacctccatgtatacctgcaggccagaagaaggcaccagatctcattacagatggctgtgagttacTATGttgttgctggaaattgaactcaggacttctggaaaagcagctagtgcttttaacctctgagccacctctccagccctgctaagaatttttaaaaaacagtatagGGCCCTGATCATCTGCAAATACTGGGTCGGTATGCCACACCTGTCCAGTGTCCTCACATGGGCAGACAGGAAGCCTTTTTCTATGTGAccttcacaggggcctgggcACCTTTGGGGGCCTGAGCTGGAGCTGCAGCTTCTGCCTTGGTTTGAACCTTGGGCTTTAATTGGCCAAGTCTATGACCTTTAGCCATGTAGCTTCTGCTTCTGAAGCTTGGGGTGAGTGATGGAAGCAAGATGGCTGAGTTTGCTGCTGGGGCCCTTTGGCACGGTGGGCTTCACTGCCTTAGGCTTCCCGAGGGCCCTAACAGTGGCCGCCTCTGTGCATGCGTTCTTTGCCTTCGCGTTGTCTGTCTGCACCTTCTGCAGGTCCGTGCTGTGCTTCTTGGCAAGGTGCATATTCCCCAGGAACTTGGGGTCGACCCCCTTAAGAGAACTGTAATTTTACAGAGGTTTCTGTGCCATTTACGGGACTGGCAGTGCGTGGTGTGGTTCTTGGGCTCCCTATGGTAACTGGCAGCTCCCGAAGTTCCTTATACTAAGCATTTATGCTTGCCAGTTGCCAAGTACTTTGATAAAACTTCAGCATCTAAggtcttcccctttctttctcttttttgtttttcaagacagggcttctctgtgtagcagccctggctgtcttggaacttgctttgtggaccaaGCCGGCCTCGaaattacagagatccacctgcttcagcctcccgagtgctgggatcaaggacATGCACCCCCACCACCCGGTTTTGAGGTCTTTCCCAGAACTAGACAAGACCAGGACTTCAGGCACTGACACTACACAAGCCACCTCTGATAGCTAACTTTCACGAGTCatctaaaaaccaaaaagcacCAGGGTCATCTGAAATGAGTTGgtatagaatatattttactctttaaaaataagactttGCGTGACCATAGCTTCTATGTACAAAAATAAACATCTTCATATAAATAACTTACATGGCAGAAGGGGGAAGAGGTACAGAGGCCTCCTTAGGAGTCATCAAGCAGTGAAGGCCAGGACTGGGAGAATGTACTAAAGACCCTCAGGCTTGGTCTGCAGAGGTGACAGTGTGGGGCAGAAGAGGACAGGGCTGCACTGCAGCCAGAACGCAGTCTTTCACCCCAACCTGGACCCACACAGGAGTTTCCCATGAGTCCTGTGTGCTAGGATGCTCTCAGCCAAGCAGTAGCTGTTCTCTTTGAGTTATCAGATAAGTTTGGGGTGGCTGAGTCAGGGGGAGAGATGCAGAGAGCGGCACCGGGCCTTCCAGGGGTCCACCATGCATTTCACCCGCCATTCATTGCTTCCCAGGGACTTCGTGTGGCCCCGTGGGGTCTCTGCGATTGAGAGGACCTTTCAATCAGTGGCTAGACCCAGCCCCCTAGAATAGAGCTGTCAGCAGCTAGGGTGGCAGCGGGGGGCTACGTGGGCTCATCAGGGGCTGGATGGACGTAGgctccgggcagtggtggtgggtgGAGGGCCACAGTCATGGAGGTAGTCACTCTGGCAAAACTCTGGGGCAGGGTGGCGGGCATGCCCCACCTGAGCCCACTTCCCCGTGGAGCTGCAGGGCTGAGGACCTGTGGGCTCTCCTTGTAGATCTGTACCACCTGGAAGAGACCCCAGACCCAGTGAGTCCCTTCATGGAGATCACCACTACTGTTGACAGGCTGGGCTCCTGTCCGAGCTCACAATACAAGATTGCCAGGCTGCGCAAACCCTCTGGTCTGGGCCCTAAAAGGTTAAGGCCGGTTCCACCGAAGGTTGAGGGCCTTGGTAATGGGTCTGTCCCTTCCCTTGCTTTACCATCCCATCCCTGAGGGTGAGCACAGCGCGAGAGTTTGGTCACCTGTGGTGGGGGGCCCAGGATGGAGAGCAGTACAGGCAGCAGCAGGAGTCCATGAAGCAGGCCCAGGAGTGTTAGCACTGTCAGCACCACGAAGAAGTACctgggggaaagaaggaggggtGGTGGCCAGGCCCTGAGGTCAGGGTGGGTCGTCCCCTCTTCCTGAGCCCTCTTATACCTTATGATGAAGTCAAAGTTGGAACCAGCAAGCATGAGCAGGCCCAGCAACGTGGAGACAGCCCCATCGGTCACAGGGGCAAATGTTTGCTCTAGAGCCCGAGCGGCGCGAAGGTTCCGGCTCCCCTGGGCAGTCAGGAAGCCCTAGGGAGAGAGTCCTGGGGTTCATCCTCTGCTGATCACAGCTAGCTTACCCAGTGTCCCCAGTGGCTGTTTATCTATTCCGGGGTGCACCTAGGAGAACTAACTTTGTGGGAATGGTCCGAAAGCATTGTTGAGTCCACTCTGGTAACATGAGAGGTGTGTCTGGCTGCACGGAGCCATGCCCAGAGAGGTGTCAATGGTGTTTGGTCAGTTTTGATGATGCCAGGCTGCTCATTCATCAAAGCACTGCTGCCTGTGACGGCCTTTGTGCCATGATGGTGAAATTATGTCACTTGTGGAGTCCGAAACACTACCCAGCCTTTCACAAAAAAGTGTGcacagggccagcaagatggctcagtggaaaagggtgcttgctgccaagcctggtgatttGAATTTAATTCCCAGGGCTAACAAACTGGACGGAGGGAACTAGCTACTGCAAGTGTCCTCTGACACACCTCCCTCAAAATTAATTATGTGTAATAATAAAACGTGCCAACTCCTGGCCCACACCTGACTTAGGGTAATAATagggtaacttttttttttttttttttttttaagatttttgtctttgttttatatgtatggtttgcctgcatgtgtctatgtgcaccacacgtgtgcagtgcctgaagaggccataAGAGAGGCTTTGGGTCCCCTGAGGCAAGTACAGATGTTTTGTGAGtggccaagtgggtgctggaaacttaatctgggtcctctgcaagagcagccagcattgTTTACTGTGGAGCTGTCTCTTTAGTTCCTCAGggtaatatttaaaattctttctttgtgttgttcTGCACACTGGCTCCCCCTCCCCGCATCAGTGCTGGGGAATATCCGATCAGATATGCATTCAACTACTGAAGTATATAGCTATAATCCTTTAGTATTTATTTGAGCCAGGGACTGGTGTAGTTTGGACTGGTTTCTGACTTGCTACAAACTCATAGCTGTGGATGaactcatcctcctgccttcaccaaTCAAGGAAGAGATTATAGGTGTATGCCACTATGCCCTATTcatatattgctttatttttttttttaaatgtatacagtGTGCTGTCTGTCTAttttgcctgcacaccagaagagggcactaggtctccttatagatggttgtgaactcagggaattgagctcaggacctgtggaagagcaggcaatgctcttagcctctgagccatctcgccagcccttttttgtttgtttattatttgctgGTTTTAGATGAGGTCTTGCagatcactatgtagaccaggctgcccttaaaactgcggtgatcctcctgtttctgactcctgagtgcctGGATTACAGACGTGTACAATCACAGTAGGCTAATATATTGTTCTCATAATCTATTATGGGGCTGTGGGGACAGGCGAGGAATGCTATTTGTGAGGCTAACTGCTATGCTGGTGCTTCAGCTGGCCTGTGAATGTGACACCCTGGGAGAGCCCTGGACCCTCTTTGGCTCTAACACATTTATTTCAGTAGAATCCTCCTTCATACCCACATTGCTATCTGTGCAATTTCTGCTCCTCTTTATAGCAAAACTATCTAAAGGAATTGTTGGTTCCTAGGAATGAGGACATGGCCTAATGGCAGAGCACCTGCCTGGTGTGTAAGAGTTTGATCCAAAGTCTGAAAACAcaaaagtcagaggcaggaggatcaggagttcaaggtcatccgcAGTCACACTAGGCAGTAGGTCAGCCTAGATTATGTAAGACTGCCTCAgggaaaaataatgttttctgtcttcccaccttCCATTCTGTCTTTACGCCATTCCAAAcaggcctttctttctctctcactacAGATGTGGcccttatttgcttatttatttactggcCATCTAGACTAATTAAGATACAATTATGAAGGCTGCAgaaatagctcagtagttaagagcactggctgctcttccagaggacctgggttcaattcccagcacccacatggcagttcacagctgtctgtaactccggttataggagatctgacaccttcacaccaatgcacagaaaataaatttaaataaattattctttttttttttttttttttttttttgtttttcaagacagggtttctctgtggttttggagcctgtcctggaactagctctgtagaccaggctggtctcgaactcacagagatccgcctgcctctgcctcccaagtgctgggattaaaggcgtgagccaccaccgcccggcttaaataaattattcttaaaaatagaataaagggggctggagagatggctcagaggttaagagcactgactgctcttccagaggtcctgagttcaattcccagcaaccacatgatggctcacaaccatctgtaatgagatctggcgccctcttctggtgtgtgggaagcagaatgttgtacacataataaataaatttaaaaaaccccAGCATCTTTaggtatatttgaaaaaaaaatctttaaaaaaaaaagaataaagggggctggagagatggctcagaggttaagagcactgactgctcttccagaggttctgagttcaattcccagcaaccatatactggctcacaaacatctgtaatgagatctggtgccctcttctggcctgcagggaaaCATGCAAgaagaatgctgtatacataattaataaataaatcttaaaaaaaatagaataaaggtGTGCAACCACCATGCCCATTTTAAACAGTTCCTGGCACACAGAAGGTGATCGCACCCTCTCCTCCAAGGGCCTACGCTTACCAGAGCCACGTGAACTGTGAATTCAACACCAATGCCCACAGACGCCACGAGGATCACCACAGGGATGGCACTCAGCTTGATGCCCAGGAATCCCATGATACCAAAGAGCTCCACAGTCATCATGGCCAGGACCAGCACCTGTGGAGGGCAGGGCTCACCCAGGGTCTGCACAGGGCAGGGTGGGTGCTGCTCGGGTCTCTCCCACTCCACCGTGCAAACACTCACTATGAGGCCGGCTGTCCATGGATCGAGGAGCAGCAGAGCACAGACAAGGAAGGTGCACACCAGCAAGATGCAGATCGCCAACAGGAAGCAGCGCCGCAGCCCCAGATACTGCTCccagaagaggaagggggagccGCTGGGGTAGGCATGTACTCCTGCCTGGCCTGCCTCCGTGCACGCCGCCCGGGCCCCCTCGATGGCTTCTACGAAGTCTGCAGTTTTCTGGAGTCCGTGCAACAGGAAGGGGAACTGGGCAAACTCCAAGGGCTGGGCTGCTGGGACTgtggaggggggcagagagacagagggagggtgTCGGGATGAGTGGGACGGTGAGGGGGGTGGAGGGTCAGGGCCGTGTGGCTGAGGACAGGTTCCAGGCGAGCCCCCCAGCACTCACTGCGAAGATTCTCCCCAGTGGTATCGTATTTGTCGTGCAGCCATTCCGGAGGTGGGGGGTAGAAGTTGGCCTGAGAGGCTGCTAGGCCCAGGGGGTCACTGCTCACCCACACAGTTAGCCCCATGTAGAAGAGCTCTGGTGGAATCAGTCCTTCCTTGTCCACCAGTTT
Protein-coding regions in this window:
- the Btbd19 gene encoding BTB/POZ domain-containing protein 19 — protein: MENPGLVVHGQAASFSTALRSLVNNPRYSDVCFVVGQERQEVFAHRCLLACRCNFFQRLLGTETGPGVPSPVVLSTVPTEAFLAVLEFLYANSVTLHRYSVLEVLTAAVEYGLEELRELCLEFVMKVLDVELVCEALQVAVTFGLGPLQERCIAFIEAHSQEALRTRGFLELSATALLPVLRSDKLCVDEAELVKAARNWARVGAAVLERPVAEVAAPVVRELRLALLAPAELSALEEQNRQEPLIPVEQIVEAWKCHALRRGDAAPGAPCRRRRGTLPRDHHRFLDLRFK